Proteins encoded in a region of the Streptomyces sp. NBC_00310 genome:
- a CDS encoding MFS transporter codes for MSREQRGPNEKLGTVLALAGISNAGLARRVNDLGAQRGLTLRYDKTSVARWVSKGMVPQGAAPHLIAAAIGQKLGRPVPLHEIGLADADPAPEVGLAFPRDVGQAVRAATELYRLDLAGRRAGTGGIWQSLAGSFAVSAYATPASRWLITPADSSVAREAGSAEGSGSPLKVGHSDVQKLREAAEDARRWDSKYGGGDWRSSMVPECLRVEAAPLLLGSYSDEVGRALFGASAELTRLAGWMAFDTGQQEAAQRYYIQALRLARAAADVPLGGYVLATMSLQATYRGFGDEGVDLAQAALERNRGLATARTMSFFRLVEARAHARAGDAAAAGAALKAAEGWLERARDGDNDPTWLGFYGYDRFAADAAECYRDLKAPRQVRRFTEQALSRPTEEFVRSHGLRLVVSAVAELESGNLDAACEQGVRAVEVAGRISSARTTEYVKDLLHRLEPYGDEPRVIELRERARPLLMTPA; via the coding sequence ATGTCCAGGGAGCAACGCGGGCCGAACGAAAAACTCGGCACCGTTCTCGCCCTCGCGGGAATCAGCAACGCAGGACTCGCGCGTCGCGTCAACGATCTTGGCGCTCAACGCGGGTTGACACTTCGCTACGACAAGACCTCGGTGGCGCGGTGGGTCTCCAAGGGCATGGTCCCCCAGGGCGCCGCGCCGCACCTCATCGCGGCCGCGATCGGCCAGAAGCTCGGCCGACCGGTGCCGCTCCACGAGATCGGCCTGGCGGACGCGGATCCCGCCCCCGAAGTGGGCCTCGCCTTCCCCCGGGACGTCGGGCAGGCGGTGCGCGCGGCGACGGAGCTCTACCGCCTCGACCTCGCCGGCCGCCGCGCCGGCACCGGCGGCATCTGGCAGTCCCTCGCCGGATCGTTCGCAGTGAGCGCATACGCAACGCCTGCCTCACGATGGCTGATAACCCCGGCCGACAGTTCGGTGGCGCGTGAGGCGGGCTCCGCGGAGGGCTCCGGGTCGCCGCTGAAAGTCGGCCACAGCGATGTGCAGAAGTTGCGGGAGGCCGCCGAGGACGCCAGGCGCTGGGACTCCAAGTACGGAGGCGGCGACTGGCGTTCGTCCATGGTGCCGGAGTGCCTGCGGGTCGAGGCGGCGCCGCTGCTGCTCGGGTCGTACTCCGACGAAGTGGGCCGCGCGCTGTTCGGAGCGTCCGCGGAACTCACCCGCCTCGCCGGCTGGATGGCCTTTGACACGGGTCAACAGGAGGCGGCGCAGCGGTACTACATCCAGGCGTTGAGGCTCGCGCGGGCCGCGGCCGACGTGCCGCTGGGCGGATATGTGCTGGCCACCATGTCCCTGCAGGCGACCTACCGCGGCTTCGGCGACGAGGGCGTCGATCTCGCGCAGGCCGCGCTCGAACGCAACCGGGGGCTGGCCACCGCGCGCACGATGAGCTTCTTCCGGCTCGTCGAGGCGAGGGCACACGCACGCGCGGGTGACGCGGCGGCCGCCGGGGCGGCCCTCAAGGCCGCCGAGGGGTGGCTGGAGCGAGCCCGGGACGGCGACAACGATCCGACCTGGCTCGGGTTCTACGGCTACGACCGGTTCGCCGCGGACGCCGCGGAGTGCTACCGCGACCTCAAGGCGCCGCGTCAGGTGCGCCGCTTCACCGAGCAGGCACTGTCGCGGCCGACGGAGGAGTTCGTACGCTCGCACGGGCTGCGGCTCGTCGTGTCGGCGGTCGCCGAGCTGGAGTCCGGCAACCTCGATGCGGCGTGCGAGCAGGGGGTACGGGCGGTGGAGGTCGCGGGGCGCATTTCGTCCGCCCGCACGACCGAGTACGTGAAGGATCTGCTGCACCGGCTGGAGCCGTACGGGGACGAGCCGCGGGTGATCGAGCTGCGGGAGAGGGCGCGGCCTCTTTTGATGACGCCTGCGTGA
- a CDS encoding asparagine synthase-related protein — translation MRWLVGWSSTAAGAPAFGSAGATGPDGETVHPVGSHLLWGDPDPLWAVGDWRPDEVRVVTADAQTKIAVLGICGASDEQLRVGLFAARGGALRHLTAWPGSYTAVVQVGRRVTVCGDIAGARPVFYTPWAGGTAYATAALPLADLIEANLDFGHLAALLAAPDVPDALHDSTPYDGVRRIPPGHALILRAGAREVAGYEQVASLAVAAPSADPTSAVDAVRDALVEAVRVRLSAPRHVPDVDPGPVPGMGPAERRAARGMPVPGIGADVSGGPASGTLALLAAGLPGAPGTVLGHGTGAGERLLAVTFNDLATSGREAELERAGTLAANPRLHHVVVTGGEEVLPYADLDIPLTDEPGPSLVTAARHRARLAAGSADHFTGYGARQVLDAHPARLADLLMDRKRRHLVRPVAALTKADGSVMVPARVYGAARKLARTPYRSGVEVLADRLMQRRFEEPGGAVGASLAALTWARPGPAARWLTGEALAEVSIRLGATTGRSTVGPGQRPGDFRARAALARHAADLRILEQAAEIRSQRLHTPFLDNQVVRACRALPEALRVQPGARAAILRTVLEGAGVTDLPPGWGAPSHATSAAAARTGLRVAADTLISLFDTPLLAQAGLVEARVVRKALRAAAEGEPLPLDGLADLVSLELWLRRLLSRRGTCWTGTPARQRAVPAGITPQRGALGTGATARRA, via the coding sequence ATGCGGTGGTTGGTGGGATGGAGCAGTACCGCCGCTGGCGCACCCGCCTTCGGCTCCGCCGGCGCCACCGGACCCGACGGCGAGACCGTGCACCCGGTCGGCTCGCACCTCCTGTGGGGCGACCCCGATCCGCTGTGGGCCGTCGGCGACTGGCGCCCCGACGAGGTGCGCGTCGTGACGGCCGACGCCCAGACCAAGATCGCCGTCCTCGGCATCTGCGGCGCCTCCGACGAGCAGCTGCGCGTGGGCCTGTTCGCCGCCCGCGGCGGTGCCCTGCGCCACCTGACCGCCTGGCCCGGCAGTTACACCGCCGTCGTCCAGGTCGGCCGCCGGGTGACCGTCTGCGGCGACATCGCGGGCGCCCGCCCGGTCTTCTACACCCCCTGGGCGGGCGGCACGGCGTACGCGACCGCCGCGCTGCCCCTCGCCGACCTCATCGAGGCCAACCTCGACTTCGGGCACCTGGCCGCCCTGCTGGCCGCCCCCGACGTACCGGACGCCCTGCACGACTCCACCCCGTACGACGGCGTGCGCCGCATTCCTCCGGGGCACGCACTGATCCTGCGCGCCGGGGCGCGTGAGGTCGCCGGCTACGAGCAGGTCGCCTCGCTGGCCGTCGCCGCCCCCTCCGCCGACCCGACCAGCGCGGTGGACGCCGTCCGCGACGCCCTCGTCGAGGCCGTACGGGTCCGGCTGTCCGCCCCCCGGCACGTCCCCGACGTCGACCCCGGCCCGGTCCCCGGCATGGGCCCGGCCGAGCGCCGCGCCGCCCGCGGCATGCCCGTCCCCGGCATCGGCGCCGATGTCTCGGGCGGCCCCGCCTCCGGCACCCTGGCCCTGCTCGCCGCCGGCCTGCCCGGCGCCCCCGGCACGGTCCTCGGCCACGGCACGGGCGCCGGCGAACGCCTCCTCGCCGTCACCTTCAACGACCTGGCCACCTCCGGCCGCGAGGCCGAACTGGAACGCGCGGGCACGCTGGCCGCCAACCCCCGCCTCCACCACGTGGTCGTGACGGGCGGCGAGGAGGTGCTCCCGTACGCCGACCTCGACATCCCCCTGACCGACGAACCGGGCCCCTCCCTGGTGACGGCCGCCCGCCACCGCGCCCGCCTCGCCGCCGGCAGCGCCGACCACTTCACCGGCTACGGCGCCCGCCAGGTCCTGGACGCCCACCCCGCCCGCCTCGCCGACCTCCTCATGGACCGCAAACGCCGCCACCTGGTCCGCCCGGTCGCCGCCCTCACCAAGGCCGACGGCTCGGTGATGGTCCCCGCGCGGGTGTACGGCGCCGCGCGGAAGCTGGCCCGCACCCCGTACCGCTCCGGCGTCGAAGTCCTCGCCGACCGCCTCATGCAGCGCCGCTTCGAGGAGCCCGGAGGCGCGGTGGGCGCCTCCCTGGCGGCGCTCACCTGGGCCAGACCGGGCCCCGCCGCCCGCTGGCTCACCGGCGAGGCCCTGGCAGAAGTATCGATTCGCCTGGGAGCGACGACGGGCCGTTCCACCGTCGGCCCCGGCCAGCGTCCCGGCGACTTCCGCGCCCGCGCGGCCCTGGCCCGGCACGCGGCGGACCTGAGGATCCTGGAGCAGGCGGCGGAGATCCGCTCCCAACGCCTCCACACCCCCTTCCTCGACAACCAGGTCGTCCGCGCCTGCCGCGCCCTCCCCGAGGCCCTGCGCGTCCAGCCGGGCGCCCGCGCCGCCATCCTCCGTACGGTCCTGGAGGGCGCCGGCGTCACCGACCTCCCGCCCGGCTGGGGCGCCCCCTCCCACGCCACCTCCGCCGCCGCGGCCCGAACCGGCCTGCGCGTGGCCGCCGACACCCTGATCAGCCTCTTCGACACACCGCTGCTCGCGCAGGCGGGCCTGGTGGAGGCCCGAGTGGTCCGCAAGGCCCTCCGAGCGGCGGCGGAGGGCGAGCCCCTCCCCCTGGACGGCCTCGCCGACCTCGTCTCCCTCGAACTCTGGCTCCGCCGCCTCCTCTCCCGCCGAGGCACCTGCTGGACGGGCACCCCGGCAAGACAGCGAGCGGTACCGGCCGGCATCACCCCCCAGAGGGGCGCGCTGGGCACGGGGGCGACGGCGCGACGGGCGTAG